ATTCTGGACTAGATTGTATCATTGATTGCTGTTGAGGTTCTTGTATGTGGATATTATTGGAAGTTGAAATGATGCATTCATCTTTCTCATTCTTTGAAATGAATTCTGGTTTGGAAAAGAAGTGGAAGTCATTCAAATGCAGATTATTTATTCTGGTTTGGTAAATCTGTCTGTCCTTGTCAGCATGCTACAGTATATAACTAAATCGGTGAAGTATATGGTTatcttcattatttatttatggcATAGGAATTGTAAACTTCCACTGCCTTAGcaatttaaatattttgattttACATAGCCGGCAAATATTGGAGCTTCGGTAAACTTAACATTGTGAACTATatattaatcaagaacgaaaaaAGTGAACTATTTTGCTTTCATGGCCATCTCACAACTGACCATGAAGAGAAAATGAGTAAAATTTACCGAGCTGCCACATGGTACAACACTATATTAGTTGAAGGTGCATGATAGGAGAGTGGCACAAATTatgttatataaatataaatatatatatttatataattatacagCAATTCCAAATTAGCCAAGCTCGTTATGCAGAGTAGATATTGAGTTCCACTAACGGAGCCTTCCAAGGATTATCAAAACTCCTCACTTCATAGGCAAATAGGGCTAGTAGAGTATTTCTTTTCGCAGTTTTAAGTTTCGTTTTTCTCTTTTTGGTGGCAACACAATACTGAAATCCAAACAACCCTTTTATGAGAGGATTCATTAGTACAAACCATCAAATATGGTTCTATCCAAGTGCGAAAAAAAGTCAAATAACATCAAGTTATAAATAGACCAATGTGAAAAAAGTAGACCGATGTCAAATGTAAAAAAAGTCCACATTGCATCCAATACCACTTGTAGTGATTCCATTGTTGCCATCCAAATATTTCCCCGTACCATTTTTCTGCTGTGTCTTCAGATTTCCGCACAATGCTATTCATGAACCACTACCCTCAAGGCTCAACTTTGAATTCAGCCAAGCACAGACCTCATCCATCTCTTCTGGAATAGTATAATGGCCAAGTCTGCACAATCAAAGAAAGAGTTCCATTACACACTCAGTAAAAACAAAATAACAGTGATAAAATTGTCTATATTTCTTAAATGAGAAGGCTTCATATTCTTCTCCTAGCTGGTCAAAGTACACGTAATATGTTGTCGAGATAAAACTATAGCATACCCAGAATACGATCTGAATGTGACGTCTTGAAATCCAGTTGAATTCAAAACCTGTGAAGATTTCTCCCCGAATTTGTAGATGACCACATCATCAACTGCAAAAATTATGCCAGGGCTGAAGCTAAAGgtgaaaataaatcataatatatACATTCATTTTATATGGGCACGGACCACTACAATAACATTATGGCAGATTTAATTATAGTTTCCACTCTTTTATTTTTTCGGTCCAGTCACTTGAGGTTGTTTAAAACCTTCTACTGCAAGTCAATCACAGCATGGTATTGATTGTGGACATTTTCCATAAATCAGCATAAACAAATGGCTGACATTCCTATCTTACTGCACTTCCAATGAAATTTATTCGAAGTCCTCAGTTACCAAAAAAAACAAAATGTAATACAAAATTTAAATCAGCTTCCTCTCAAGGTAAAGGTACATAAATCATTCCTATGAATCTATTTAATACAGACTCAAAAATGCAGACTACATAGGTATTAGATGCTTTCATACTTCTAACTTAAAACATGATCATTTTCACAAATAGCTCATGATCTTATCAAGAATATGAAAAGCACTATCCATGAAACTAAAGTATCAAAACTAATACAAAAAATCCATAAATTGTAGTCTATGAAACTCTAAAATGGTACGAGACAAAAAATAACATGAGACATGTCATGACCATATAATTAGCTTAGTGGAAGCACAACTAAAGAGAGATGGTAGATGCAGTAAAAGGATCTCCTAATGACGTATCAAGTACTTAGTTTCAAACCTTATTGGCTGACTATATTTGTCTTTGGAAAACAAAATACTCAGCCCACATAGTTTCCAAAATTTGTGGCCATCAAACAAGAAATAGCCATTTTACTTAAGCTATGCAGTTTATCAGCCATCTCAATTTACTTTCAGTCTCTCAACAAATAGAAGTGCAAAAGTTAATCATAACAAGGTTGTAACATGTTTGAATCAAGCATATATGAATTTATTGCTCCATTGAATGAAaaaatcacacacacacacaatatGCATATAAGAAATCATAGTGTATACCTTTCCCATGACACAACAAAATGGGCAAGGATGTAGCACGCCTTGTGGCTTCCTCCACCCCTTCTATCTTGCTACGTAACACCCTGATAAAGAATGAAACTTATAATTACAGAGCAGATCcattaaaaaatgaataaaacagGGTCAACTATAAAAAGGAGAAATCATACTTGGCGCATGGAAGCCATCCACTTAAGCCGACAACTGCACTTAGATTAACTGTGTAAGGGTTATCATTCCCATACTTTCCAGCAGTAAAGCAGGTTGCAGAGTATAGGGCGGTAGCAGCACCCATACTGAAACCCCCCACTCCAAGTTTAACTATAAAATAAAGAGCATCAGTGAAAGCTAATATCTATATCATGAAAACAACCTtctctaaaaaattaaaatagaaggGGATTACTctatttcactctctctctctacacacCCACTCGACTGCTCACgtgtatatgtgtgtgtatatttatataagagGAAAGCTGAATTAATCATATCATATCAGCATTCATCAACCAAAAGTGGAAATGCAAATGCTGTGAGAAACAACTTTGTTACATCAAACATGGATTGAATACACCAAgtatttgattttttattatgtaaaaactgTAATGTTACACGATGCTACAAGGACATGTGGAAACTAGCCGAATTCAGAATACCTTTTGTATAGACATGTGGAAACTAGCCGTATTCGGAATACCTTTTGTATGCAGAATATATGTAATGCGATGCAAAACGAATGCAAGAAGAAACTCACTGTCAGCGGGCTCATTTGACAGCAAATTTGCAACATGTGATGCAGCAGCATCCAAACCCTGTAAATCATCAGGAGCATCTTCTGAAAGGTCTCCCACATCAAACCCTGATAAAATTACAGCATCCAAAAAGATGAATAAGGTCCTACAGCCAAGCAAACCTACTCCATACAACCgagattattatttttattacagTTATTTTCTTTGACTGCCAATTAAAAGAGACATCTTAACTTAGTCTTTCTTCTTTTAATACGTCATTGCCCTAATGGTTATTATTAAGATAATTATATTCAGGCCTCTATGTGCAAATAGACTTACAAGCAGTGGAAGGAAAGCCACCAAACACAGAGATTGGTTGAGTAGGAGCAGTTGGGCATATCCATTTAATCTGCATCATATTATTTATGTCATATTTTTAGCATATCTATGATGACATATATGGACTTCTAAATCATTAGAATTAAAAGAAAGAGACACAAATGAGTGCTACAGCTACTTCATATCCTTACATTTGGTAGAGGAAGGGTCTCCAAAAGCTGGGACCAACTGCCACAAAGAAAAATTAAAGCTTAAATGAAAATTTGTAACTTCATTCATTATGGTCCAGAAAAAAGTAAGTCAGCATATTGTGTATATTCATTAGAAATGTATGATGGGGAAGGGGAGGGAGGGATTTGAGAAATTATAAACGAAACAAGTTTTTTGCTTATTCAACATCTTTACTATAGACTGATTGTATAAACAACCATTAAAGGGAAAGAAGAAAAATACATTTTATGACTGATGGAAGTAATACCTTGAGCCATTATCGCCGAGACCATGTAACCAAACTACAGTGGCCTGATGTCTACCTTTGGGTCTGACTACATAGGTCCGTCCAAATTCAAATGCTCTTCTAGCAGTTCTAGCACCTGTAAACAAAATCCAAACaaattgaatggaaaatgatACAAGCAAAAAGAACAGACACAAATTGAAAATATCCAGTTtgacacaaatttcaagaaagaaAATCCAGACACCCAAATGGGAAGGAAGGAAACCTATAGGTTTTCATTCAATatgaagaaggaaaaaaaaaggacaaaCAGTAAGCAGTAAGAGCTCAAAACTAATCAGTATTATACAAGTtacaactgaaaaaaaaaaaaggacaagCAGTAAGCAGTAAGAGCTCAAAACTAATCAGTATTATACAAGTGacaactgaaaaaaaaaattaactaaccAGAACCCACAGAAGGGCCAGTAAAGCTCATATTATCCCCCAACAAAAATATCACTGAGAATAGCACAGATCCTGCAACAACAACAAAATGTAAATGTAGATTTGTTATCTACACCAATTTTTAGACCAAATCAGAGTTCTTCTAAAAGAGGGACTTGGTTGTTTGAGCAACCCAGAAAAGCTAGGAGACCCTCTCTAGATTGCCCCAAGTTGAGACATTAGGGAGATGGCAAAAGAAAGATGCAAATATATTTAGATCACATCTCTGTTTAGGGAGTTGGGTGAGTGAATAGTCCGGTGTTCAtgtaaggaaaaataaaaatcaatttccAGGCTGTGCTAAGTTGCCAACACCAAAAAATGCTCACTTCTTATGCTTTAGACACTTTGCAAACAATAAAGCCAAGATAAAATTATACTCAACCTAGATCACATTTTCCACATTCTCTTACTActttaaaaagaaaaacaaaatgtaATCCAACAAAAGAACATACACTAAAAATGAGACAAAAAAGACACCCATTTGGAATTTCTCCGACATGATAACTCCACAGTCCACACAATTTATAAggaaataatataaattttaacaTATAACCAACAAGAGTCTATGAGATTTCCACGCAGTACGACAATATTATTCAATATAAAAAAAACCCCACAACTAGAGTTGGACTAGCTACCCCGTCCCAACCCTCGACGAAAAATCAAAACTATTCACTACCATTtgacataattcacataatatacAATTATTccataatattaattaaaaataatataacaaagcCCATTGAAAATCAGAAGCAATGCTTCTTTCCATTTAAAAAATTTAGGCCCTtgaacaataaaataataataataaaaaaacacgAAATCTGAGACAAAATCGAAACATTGTACTAAAGTAGTAACGATGAATAGGAAAGAGGGATCAAAGTTGTGGTACACATGTACAAACCTGGAATTGGAGTGGAGAGTGGAGACGAAGCAAGGTTTATCTATGCCCAACCCAACCAAACAAAGCAacggtctctctctctctctctctctctctcccttctccTTGAGTTCACACACAGTTAAAGAGACTCAGCTAGAATAGAATGGAACAGAATATAGACCCAGTTATAAGTTGTAAGTTATAAGTTAGCGATTGTCGTTTTCTTAGTGTTTTTGTTGTTCAGACTATCCCAAATGCTACATTACGGCCCAGCCGGATCTTATCCAGCGATATGCTCCTACAACTCGATCAATTATGGGCCCTTTGATTTAGAATAAGATCCAGCTGGGCCCTTAGATTTCAGAATAATATCAATCTGTTCTCAGacaaaataattcaaaataaaggaATTTTCTATTAGCTTTTAGAGGTTCATGCCACGTGTCAGTACTGCGATGTGTTGGTGAGAAATATGGTTCCAAACTCAGGCagttataaataaaaatttgtaATGTCTCTTCTTAAGAATTTTGGTTTTTCACACTAATAAAAGTTGTTGACATACAGAAATGTCATTATGGAAAATGATTAGAATTCCATGTTTGATATGGTGAATGCTCATAAACGCAAGAAATTTATGTGGTCTGGTCTGGTATGTTGTTTGGCATAGCTTTAAAAGAGCTTTTGGGGTCTCAAAGTAACTTTCAAGTGTGTTTGGATGATACATTAAAAGAGCTTCTTTAATTTAGAAGAGCTTTCTAGAGAAGTAATGACTCATCAGCTTTTCTAGGAAGGACTTCTAAAAAAACACGGGAAgctattttattgttttaatgaAACTTTCATAATTCTTATTTTACCCATTTTTTTATGaaagaaaaaatttaaattaCATCATCATCCTTAATTATATATTACGATATATTACACACATCTTTCATTCATCTCACAATGAAAACCTAGCAgccatttttataaaaaaaaccagTAGTCATTTCTTCATCAAGAAAAAATTGAAGGTTAGTAATTTCTTTGATCTATTTTGTCTAGTTTCTTCATGaagaatataatataattttctcTACTTTTCATTTATGTAACAGTCATTTTCAAAATAATCTCACTCATTTTTTGATCAACAAAAATTCAAggttagtaatttttttatttatattttctgcTAATCGTATTCAAAGTTCTTATTAAACTACGATTGTTTTTTTTACAAATCGTttttaagtttaaattttaaacaaatcgtatcttttattatttgtttaatttttttattttataaatagaaaTTAATTTCATAACCATATTTAGATTTTTTTGTATTATAATATTCtatttgaaattttggttgttATTAtaatgagatatttattttttgttatagaAGTATGATGTGCTTTTTCACTACTATATCTTTTTTACACTTTCATATACATGAGACTAATTTTTTTCACATTCATTattattgtttgttattttattttaaattgaagCTCCGTTATTTTTTCACATTCTTTCACATAGCacattttatatgtatatatatatcaattgCATTTACTTAAGAAAATAAAGTCCCTAAAAGACTACGTAACagtgtatataaaaaaaaaattcctaaacagtataattattaattgtcatatgtaattttttatttacaaaagtaTATATGAGTGTGTATGCATTCTAGCCTAAATGGATATATGTAAATTGTAGAATtataattatgtaaaaaatatTTGTTTGAATAGTACTTCTCAAGTTCTATCAATTGATCATCATTAAATACATGAACAAGAGGTTTCCAACACTTTTTTATATTAGATTTTAGTGCTTTTAAATCACAATTGTATTATTATTCTTTGTGACATATATGTATCTATAacaaaacttttatttttggtcaaatatatcatttatgttgttattaattattattattattattattttatatctaTTATTAAAAAAACTATCCTAGACCGTAGACTTTTATTTATTACTGAATTTGAAAAAGAGAAAACATGCAAGCTTAGGGATGAAGTTATTTAAATAATACAGCATTATgatataattaaatttgattcACATATTGAAAGTATTTCCGCCTTTGCTTGCTTCTCTACAATGTGATCATTAATATGATCCATGAGTGATCCAATTTCTCTTCCATTGTGATTAATATGTTGTCTTAATGACTCTTGATAAGTAGTGTTTCTATTAATCTTTTTGTCTTCCTCCTCTATCATGGAGAAGAGACCTTTTTCACacgcacacacatatatatatatatacatataaattaattaattgtatgAGAATCGATTTCTATATATGTCATTTAAATCTGCATATGTTTTTTGGATTTATTGTCTATCCATTATTATACTTCTTTAATTTTTAGATTTCAGTTTATTGTACTCAATTTTATTTAGTTAAATTTCacattattaataattattgcTCCCATTTTGAGAAAACAAAatattatgtgtgtatattaTTATGTTTTGTTAGTTTGCATTTCTTATAcgaaacttttttttaaatagaatggCGAGTGAGGGTGAGGTAACACAAGGAAAATCAAAAGCAATTTGAGATCCACCAACACATGAGAAATGGATTGATTTAGCTGTAGAACAAGTGAGAGCATGTAATAGAAATGGATCTCATTTGAGCAAATTAGGTTGGaaaatttttattgaaaaatttAATCTTGCAACAAAAAGAAATTATGATCGAAAGCAAATGAAAAATCATTGGGTTAATGTCAAAAAAGAGTGGCAACTATGGGATTCATTACTTAGAGGAGAGACTGGACTTGGTTGGGACATACAGAGGCAAACAGTTGATGTTCCAGATGAATGGTGGGATGCAAAGTTACAAGTAGGTTTCTGTACAAAGCTcttataattatgatttttttataattaataatcttaCTATATATTTTGTTTCCTAATTAATAAATCATCAACAGAAATATCCGGATGCTGCTAAATTTCGAGTGAAAGGTTTAGAACATTCTTTCAAACTGGATGAGTTGTTTAGAGATGTTACTGCTACAGGAGCTAGAGCTTGGGCACCAACCTCTGGTTCACTACCTCCTTTATACACCGAGGATCATAATGATATagagattgatgagaatttggagGAAAGTGATCATGAGGGAGTGGGTGATCCAATGAAAAAAGAGACCAAATTACTTGGTCCAAAAAGAACGCAATTTAAGAAAGGAAAAAAGAAtaattgtacaacatcaaagttTTCCAAACAGCTTGATGAGATTTGTGAGGCGATCAGAAATAGGAGTTCATACATATGTACCGATCCACCGGAATGTAGTGTTCAAGAAGTTATCGATAAGTTAGTTACACTTCCAGGTTGTGAAGCAATGAGCCCTCTTTTCAAAGTTGGTACTTCTTTGTTCACAAAGAAAGCAAATAGGGAAATTTTTGTAGCTTTGAAGGAGCCTAAATATCAAATTGAATGGCTAAAAGAACAAGAGTTCGATTtctaagttatattttatttgtttttttattcttGTCGAACATTGTGGTTTGTTTATTTCTTGAACAATGTAGTTTGTTTATTTCTTGAACAACGtggtttgttttgtttcttgaatttaatatttatgaaagacacaatatgtttttttaattttttaattatcttttttattttatataatccaaaataatacaattttatattatatgtttacatGCTTATCTTTTTTAAAGTGTATTATATCCCACTCATTTatcttataaataaaaattatgtacatTTTTTCAAATACAGAATGTATAGTGACACAAATTCAGAAGACATGAATGAATAATATATACAACAAGTCATAGCAGAAGAAATGGAAATTGATGAACTTGTCCTTGTTGTTGCAAGAACATCagtatattatcataataattttTTGGTTAAGGAACCATGTAGAAATTCACCTCACACTGGCTGGAAATTTATGATGGAAATTATGGATGGAAATGGTC
This genomic interval from Humulus lupulus chromosome 8, drHumLupu1.1, whole genome shotgun sequence contains the following:
- the LOC133796929 gene encoding uncharacterized protein LOC133796929, translated to MSFTGPSVGSGARTARRAFEFGRTYVVRPKGRHQATVVWLHGLGDNGSSWSQLLETLPLPNIKWICPTAPTQPISVFGGFPSTAWFDVGDLSEDAPDDLQGLDAAASHVANLLSNEPADIKLGVGGFSMGAATALYSATCFTAGKYGNDNPYTVNLSAVVGLSGWLPCAKVLRSKIEGVEEATRRATSLPILLCHGKVDDVVIYKFGEKSSQVLNSTGFQDVTFRSYSGLGHYTIPEEMDEVCAWLNSKLSLEGSGS
- the LOC133795298 gene encoding L10-interacting MYB domain-containing protein-like, with product MKNHWVNVKKEWQLWDSLLRGETGLGWDIQRQTVDVPDEWWDAKLQKYPDAAKFRVKGLEHSFKLDELFRDVTATGARAWAPTSGSLPPLYTEDHNDIEIDENLEESDHEGVGDPMKKETKLLGPKRTQFKKGKKNNCTTSKFSKQLDEICEAIRNRSSYICTDPPECSVQEVIDKLVTLPGCEAMSPLFKVGTSLFTKKANREIFVALKEPKYQIEWLKEQEFDF